One genomic window of Luteitalea pratensis includes the following:
- a CDS encoding DUF4340 domain-containing protein: MKRGRSTLLLLTLAAALGAYIWFVEMKREPAGDEPKSEKVFTSLEADTIEALTLTASNGDVTTLQKQGVGWKIEKPVQVAADASEVSGVTSNLATLDLTRVIDEKPRSLDAFGLDSPRLKLTFTAAGKPRTLLLGAKTATGGDTYAKLDDAARVFTVPSWLEQSLDKTTFQLRNKAIVGVDREAVDHLAIIGAPGTIELKKDGSEWRLVQPLQGRADGGEVGSLLTRLSSGQMQAIVAEQPATLDAYGLHPPRTTVTATGSGKTLAQVFVGSASGDAAVHMRDASRSMVFTVEKALADDLQRPAAAYRAKDVFSFRMFNLSRLVVMRGDTSRTFEKKKSGTGANATDTWTQTAPADSSVKAATIDDLASRLSTMRAESWADAPTASTPVISVVATFDGDKQERVSIVQAAGEMYALRDGEPGAARLTAPAVTDVIGLLEPAKPASAPPPATAPGKTP; this comes from the coding sequence ATGAAGCGCGGACGTTCGACGCTCCTCCTGCTGACGCTGGCCGCGGCGCTCGGCGCCTACATCTGGTTCGTGGAGATGAAGCGCGAGCCCGCCGGCGATGAGCCGAAGAGCGAGAAGGTCTTCACTTCGCTCGAGGCCGACACGATCGAGGCGTTGACGCTCACCGCCTCCAACGGCGATGTCACGACGCTGCAGAAACAGGGCGTGGGCTGGAAGATCGAGAAGCCCGTGCAGGTGGCAGCCGATGCCAGTGAAGTATCGGGCGTGACGAGCAACCTGGCGACGCTCGACCTGACGCGCGTGATCGACGAGAAGCCCAGGAGCCTCGATGCCTTCGGACTCGATTCACCGAGGCTGAAGCTGACGTTCACCGCCGCCGGCAAGCCACGCACGCTGTTGCTCGGCGCCAAGACCGCGACGGGCGGCGACACGTACGCGAAGCTCGATGACGCAGCCCGCGTCTTCACCGTCCCGAGCTGGCTCGAGCAGAGCCTGGACAAGACCACGTTCCAGTTGCGCAACAAGGCCATCGTCGGCGTCGATCGCGAGGCCGTGGACCACCTCGCGATTATCGGCGCTCCTGGCACAATCGAGCTGAAGAAGGACGGCAGCGAGTGGCGCCTCGTGCAGCCGCTCCAGGGGCGCGCGGATGGCGGGGAGGTCGGATCGCTGCTGACGCGTCTCTCGTCCGGACAGATGCAAGCCATCGTCGCCGAGCAACCGGCGACGCTCGACGCCTACGGCCTGCACCCGCCGCGGACGACGGTCACCGCGACCGGCAGTGGCAAGACCCTGGCGCAGGTGTTCGTCGGCAGCGCGAGTGGCGATGCCGCCGTGCACATGCGTGACGCGTCACGGTCCATGGTCTTCACGGTGGAGAAGGCACTGGCCGACGACCTGCAGCGGCCGGCGGCCGCCTACCGCGCGAAGGATGTGTTCTCGTTCCGCATGTTCAACCTGTCGCGGCTGGTGGTGATGCGAGGCGACACGAGCCGGACGTTCGAAAAGAAGAAGTCCGGCACCGGCGCCAATGCGACAGACACGTGGACGCAGACCGCCCCGGCCGATTCGAGCGTGAAGGCGGCGACGATCGACGATCTGGCGAGCCGGCTCAGCACGATGCGCGCAGAGAGCTGGGCGGATGCACCGACGGCCTCGACCCCGGTCATCAGCGTGGTGGCCACGTTCGATGGCGACAAGCAGGAGCGTGTGTCGATCGTGCAGGCCGCTGGCGAGATGTACGCGCTGCGCGATGGCGAACCCGGCGCGGCCCGATTGACGGCCCCGGCCGTCACCGACGTCATCGGGCTGTTGGAACCGGCCAAGCCCGCAAGCGCCCCGCCGCCGGCGACGGCGCCAGGTAAGACTCCATGA
- a CDS encoding GldG family protein → MTRFVNVLGWIGTALVVAAVAIRFIRPEQQHLWQRLALAGLVVVLAYLVTQWRDFVALWSRRGTRAGALTSASVLLLLGILVGVNYIASRQHKRWDLTAGGQFTLSDQSRKVLDGLKTPVNVKVFAKDTEFQRFRDRLDGYTYASPQLKVEYIDPDKQPAVARQWQVQQYGTIAVDYNGRIERVTTDTEQDITNAIVKAVEGGEKKVYFSQGHGERDTTSADQRSGYNAIAGALQRDNFAVDKVVLAQQQDVPADAAVLVIAGPKNDFLQPELDMVRRYLDKGGKLLLLIDPPDGAEAAPLTGLIALAKAWGVEVGTNVVVDVSSVGQLLGAGPSVPVVATYPDHPITENFGLITAFPLARAVTPVEGGTNGRTAQPIATTSAQSWAETDLKAVFAGTPVQRDEAAGEKEGPVTLAVAVGVDAPNAKATPPPPPPVPGQAPPETPAKPQTRVVVIGDSDFATNAVLGTQGNRDFFLNAVNWVAQQENLIAIRPKQAGDRRVTMTEDQQRRVLYLSVLGLPLIVAALGIWTWSRRRG, encoded by the coding sequence ATGACCCGTTTCGTCAACGTCCTCGGCTGGATCGGCACCGCGCTCGTCGTCGCAGCCGTCGCCATCCGTTTCATCCGTCCCGAACAACAGCACCTGTGGCAGCGCCTCGCGCTGGCCGGGCTGGTCGTCGTGCTGGCCTACCTGGTGACGCAGTGGCGCGACTTCGTCGCGCTCTGGTCGCGGCGAGGGACGCGCGCCGGCGCGTTGACGTCGGCCAGCGTGCTGCTCCTGCTCGGCATCCTGGTCGGCGTCAACTACATCGCCAGCCGTCAGCACAAGCGCTGGGACCTGACGGCGGGCGGGCAGTTCACGCTCTCCGATCAGAGTCGCAAGGTCCTCGACGGACTCAAGACGCCGGTCAACGTCAAGGTGTTCGCCAAGGACACCGAGTTCCAGCGTTTCCGCGATCGCCTCGACGGCTATACCTACGCGAGCCCACAGCTGAAGGTCGAGTACATCGATCCGGACAAGCAGCCGGCGGTCGCGCGACAGTGGCAGGTGCAGCAGTACGGCACCATCGCGGTGGACTACAACGGCCGCATCGAACGCGTCACCACCGACACCGAGCAGGACATCACCAACGCCATCGTCAAGGCGGTCGAGGGCGGCGAGAAGAAGGTCTACTTCTCGCAGGGCCACGGTGAGCGCGACACGACCAGCGCCGATCAGCGCAGTGGCTACAACGCCATCGCGGGCGCGCTGCAGCGCGACAACTTCGCCGTCGACAAGGTCGTGCTCGCGCAGCAGCAGGACGTGCCTGCCGACGCGGCCGTCCTCGTGATCGCCGGGCCCAAGAACGACTTCCTGCAGCCCGAGCTCGACATGGTGCGGCGATACCTCGACAAGGGGGGCAAACTGCTGCTCCTCATTGACCCGCCCGATGGCGCCGAGGCGGCACCGCTCACCGGGCTCATTGCCCTCGCGAAGGCGTGGGGCGTCGAGGTCGGCACCAACGTCGTCGTGGACGTGAGCAGCGTCGGGCAGTTGCTCGGCGCGGGGCCGTCCGTGCCTGTGGTGGCGACGTACCCGGACCATCCCATCACCGAGAACTTCGGCCTGATCACCGCGTTCCCGCTGGCGCGCGCAGTCACGCCGGTCGAAGGTGGTACGAACGGTCGGACGGCCCAGCCGATTGCGACGACGAGCGCGCAGTCGTGGGCCGAGACGGACCTCAAGGCGGTGTTCGCGGGCACGCCCGTACAGCGTGACGAGGCCGCCGGCGAGAAGGAAGGTCCGGTGACCCTGGCCGTCGCTGTCGGTGTCGATGCGCCAAATGCCAAGGCCACGCCTCCCCCGCCGCCACCGGTGCCCGGGCAGGCACCGCCGGAGACGCCAGCCAAGCCCCAGACCCGTGTGGTGGTGATCGGCGACTCGGACTTCGCCACCAACGCCGTCCTCGGCACGCAGGGCAATCGCGACTTCTTCCTCAATGCCGTCAACTGGGTGGCGCAGCAGGAGAACCTGATCGCCATCCGTCCGAAACAGGCTGGTGACCGGCGCGTGACGATGACCGAGGACCAGCAGCGTCGCGTGCTGTACCTGTCGGTGCTGGGCCTGCCGCTGATCGTCGCGGCGCTCGGCATCTGGACCTGGAGCCGGAGGCGCGGATGA
- a CDS encoding ABC transporter permease — MRNTLAIARRELHGYFASPIAYILVGLFALIFGWMFYSFLSFFSEQSLRMQQFGMGGPQTLNVNEMLVRPLLLQAGIIILIFIPTLTMRTFAEEKRSGTIELLLTSPLTDWEIVLGKFVGAFALYALMIGLTALNLIWLFAYGDPEVAPIVTGYLGLLLLGGGFIAIGLFLSNLTRNQIVAGLLTYAVLLMLLLVAWVGEGGGPIARGVVAALSVFQHFEDFSKGVVDTQHVIYYLSVIAFGLFLTARSVDADRWRG; from the coding sequence GTGCGTAACACCCTCGCCATCGCGCGCCGCGAGCTGCACGGCTACTTCGCGTCGCCGATCGCCTACATCCTGGTCGGCCTGTTCGCACTGATCTTCGGCTGGATGTTCTACAGCTTCCTCAGCTTCTTCAGCGAGCAGAGCCTCCGCATGCAGCAGTTCGGCATGGGCGGCCCGCAGACGCTGAACGTCAACGAGATGCTGGTGCGTCCGCTCCTGCTGCAGGCCGGCATCATCATCCTCATCTTCATCCCGACGCTGACGATGCGGACGTTTGCCGAGGAGAAGCGCAGCGGCACCATCGAGCTGCTCCTCACGTCGCCGCTGACCGACTGGGAAATCGTGCTCGGCAAGTTCGTCGGCGCGTTCGCGCTGTACGCGCTGATGATCGGCCTGACCGCGCTCAACCTGATCTGGCTCTTCGCCTACGGCGATCCCGAGGTTGCGCCGATCGTCACCGGCTACCTCGGCCTGCTGTTGCTCGGCGGCGGCTTCATCGCCATCGGGCTGTTCCTCTCGAACCTCACGCGCAACCAGATCGTCGCCGGACTGCTCACGTACGCGGTGCTGCTCATGCTCCTGCTCGTGGCGTGGGTCGGCGAGGGCGGCGGGCCGATCGCCCGCGGCGTCGTCGCAGCGCTGTCGGTGTTCCAGCATTTCGAGGATTTCTCGAAGGGCGTGGTCGACACCCAGCATGTCATCTACTACCTGAGCGTGATCGCGTTCGGGCTCTTCCTCACCGCCCGATCGGTCGATGCCGATCGCTGGCGTGGGTAA
- a CDS encoding ABC transporter ATP-binding protein, with translation MIEVQQLTKRYGPFTAVDGVSFNVGKGEILGFLGPNGAGKTTTMRILTGYMPPTEGRARVAGFDLQEQPVEAKLRIGYLPETPPLYPDMTVREYLRFVARIKGVPAAEQAARVAAVMQRTHVADMAHRHCGKLSKGYRQRVGLAQALIHNPDVLVLDEPTAGLDPKQIIETRELIRSLGGDHTIVLSTHILPEVAQTCQRVVIINKGRVVAEDTPENLTARLQGAASVYVEVDAQGADAQAVLAAVPGVTSVTVSAQHGAATGFEVQSERGMDVRRSVAQAVVGAGLGLVELRPTRMSLEEIFLQLTTTDTPSEEVARA, from the coding sequence GTGATCGAGGTGCAGCAACTCACCAAGCGCTATGGCCCCTTCACGGCGGTCGATGGCGTCAGCTTCAACGTCGGGAAGGGCGAAATCCTGGGGTTTCTGGGGCCCAACGGCGCCGGCAAGACCACCACGATGCGCATCCTGACCGGCTACATGCCGCCGACGGAAGGGCGCGCCCGGGTCGCGGGATTCGACCTGCAGGAGCAGCCGGTGGAGGCCAAGCTGCGCATCGGCTACCTGCCGGAGACGCCGCCGCTCTACCCCGATATGACGGTGCGCGAGTACCTGCGCTTCGTGGCGCGGATCAAGGGCGTGCCGGCCGCCGAACAGGCCGCGCGCGTCGCCGCGGTCATGCAGCGCACGCACGTCGCCGACATGGCCCACCGCCATTGCGGCAAGCTCTCGAAGGGCTACAGGCAGCGGGTGGGCCTCGCCCAGGCCCTCATCCACAACCCGGACGTGCTGGTGCTCGACGAGCCGACCGCCGGACTCGACCCGAAGCAGATCATCGAGACGCGCGAACTCATCCGCAGCCTCGGCGGCGACCACACGATCGTGCTGAGCACGCACATCCTGCCCGAGGTCGCGCAGACCTGTCAGCGTGTCGTGATCATCAACAAGGGCCGCGTGGTCGCCGAGGACACGCCGGAGAACCTGACGGCACGCCTGCAGGGCGCCGCGTCCGTGTACGTCGAAGTCGACGCGCAGGGCGCCGACGCGCAGGCCGTGCTCGCTGCCGTCCCTGGCGTCACCAGCGTCACGGTCTCTGCCCAGCACGGGGCCGCGACGGGCTTCGAGGTGCAGAGCGAGAGGGGCATGGACGTCCGCCGCAGTGTCGCCCAGGCAGTCGTCGGCGCGGGCCTTGGCCTCGTGGAATTGCGGCCGACGCGCATGAGCCTCGAGGAGATCTTCCTGCAGCTGACCACCACCGACACGCCGTCCGAGGAGGTCGCCCGTGCGTAA
- a CDS encoding ArsR/SmtB family transcription factor encodes MSQTTSTVPRPALTRPGPPSPATTVRRRAARAITPPLSAETAQALAETFRVLGDPTRIRLIAAMAVAERCVGDLASLVGMSESAVSHQLRMLRAARLVRTRRAGRQVFYTLDDAHILALFEQGLSHVHEPHGDAR; translated from the coding sequence ATGTCACAGACGACATCCACGGTCCCCCGCCCGGCACTCACGCGCCCCGGTCCTCCGAGCCCGGCGACCACCGTTCGCCGCCGCGCTGCCCGCGCCATCACGCCGCCGCTGTCGGCCGAGACGGCCCAGGCACTTGCCGAAACCTTCCGGGTGCTCGGCGATCCGACCCGCATCAGGCTGATCGCCGCCATGGCGGTCGCGGAACGCTGCGTGGGTGACCTGGCGAGCCTCGTCGGCATGAGCGAGTCGGCGGTGTCGCACCAACTGCGCATGCTGCGTGCCGCACGGCTGGTGCGCACGCGTCGTGCCGGCCGGCAGGTGTTCTACACGCTCGACGACGCCCACATCCTGGCGCTGTTCGAGCAGGGCCTCAGTCACGTGCATGAACCGCACGGGGACGCACGATGA
- a CDS encoding heavy metal translocating P-type ATPase: protein MNAPACPRCTDHRTATFHVAEMDCAHEVAILEKRVGTLDGVVTLDADVLSRQLRVHYDGATLSVAGIAEAVAQAGMRAWPVTARGEAPRAETGMPWGLLTAGLACVVAGALWLTGVRDLWVRAALLLAVALTAPGTLRRAWQAARGRRLDIHVLMTVAVAGALAIDEWFEAATVLVLFGVAQALEARSLARARRAIADVLDVTPPTADVLQGGTTRTVPVAQVAVGQVVSVRPGGRVPLDGIVAAGESAVNQAPVTGEAEPVRKIPGDVVYAGSVNGEALLTFEVSRVSTDSTVARIVHEVERAHAARAKVQSSVDRFAAVYTPIVLGLAVAMALLPPLLTGAPWLVWIERALVLLVVACPCALVIATPVAMVSALSAAARRGLLLKGGAVLERLASIRVVALDKTGTVSEGRPRITAVTSLNAFPESRAVQLAASIEAGVHHPLALAIVDLASSRDLALLPATAIQHVAGRGAYARVDGHDVCIGRGDWLATMLPAGAQVPDATAVLAVDGIPVLAIDAADHARATAAPAIEALALLGAEATLLSGDHEPAVARLASEVHVAEWRARLLPEDKAAAVEDMRRRGPVLMVGDGINDGPALAAASVGLAMADGGTAVALEAADGALMHHDLALVPYAIALGRATLRTVRTNVALALALKVAVMIAALAGVASLWLAVLADVGASLLVVALSLRLLSFEWVGGGRS, encoded by the coding sequence ATGAACGCACCCGCGTGTCCTCGCTGCACCGACCATCGCACCGCGACCTTCCACGTCGCGGAGATGGACTGCGCGCACGAAGTGGCGATCCTCGAAAAGCGCGTGGGCACGCTCGACGGTGTCGTCACGCTCGACGCCGACGTCCTGTCACGGCAACTGCGGGTCCACTACGACGGCGCCACGCTCTCGGTTGCCGGCATCGCCGAGGCGGTCGCGCAGGCCGGCATGCGCGCATGGCCGGTTACCGCGCGCGGTGAGGCGCCACGCGCCGAAACCGGCATGCCGTGGGGGCTGTTGACCGCGGGCCTCGCATGCGTCGTGGCCGGAGCCCTCTGGCTCACCGGCGTCCGCGATCTCTGGGTACGCGCGGCGCTGCTGCTCGCCGTGGCGCTGACCGCACCGGGCACCTTGCGTCGCGCATGGCAGGCCGCTCGCGGCCGGCGTCTCGACATCCACGTCCTCATGACCGTGGCCGTGGCCGGAGCGCTCGCCATCGACGAATGGTTCGAGGCGGCTACCGTCCTGGTGCTCTTCGGCGTCGCCCAGGCGCTCGAGGCTCGCAGCCTTGCGCGAGCCCGACGCGCCATCGCCGACGTGCTCGACGTGACGCCGCCAACTGCGGACGTCCTGCAGGGCGGAACCACGCGGACGGTGCCCGTCGCGCAGGTCGCCGTCGGTCAGGTCGTATCGGTGCGCCCAGGCGGCCGTGTGCCGCTCGACGGCATCGTCGCGGCCGGGGAAAGCGCGGTGAACCAGGCGCCGGTGACCGGTGAGGCCGAGCCCGTGCGCAAGATTCCTGGCGATGTCGTCTACGCCGGTTCCGTCAATGGCGAAGCCCTGCTCACGTTCGAAGTGAGTCGCGTGTCCACGGACTCGACGGTGGCCCGCATCGTGCACGAGGTGGAACGTGCCCACGCGGCTCGCGCCAAGGTGCAGTCGTCGGTGGATCGCTTCGCGGCCGTCTACACACCGATCGTGCTGGGGCTCGCCGTGGCGATGGCCCTGCTGCCGCCCTTGCTCACCGGGGCCCCGTGGCTCGTCTGGATCGAGCGGGCGCTCGTGCTGCTCGTCGTGGCGTGTCCGTGCGCACTCGTAATCGCCACCCCTGTTGCGATGGTCTCGGCGTTGTCTGCCGCGGCTCGCCGGGGCCTGCTGCTGAAGGGCGGCGCCGTGCTCGAGCGGCTGGCGTCCATCCGCGTCGTCGCGCTCGACAAGACAGGCACCGTCTCGGAAGGCCGGCCGCGGATCACGGCGGTGACGTCGCTCAATGCGTTTCCGGAGTCGCGTGCCGTGCAACTGGCGGCGTCGATAGAGGCGGGCGTGCACCACCCGCTGGCCCTGGCCATCGTCGATCTCGCATCGTCTCGCGACCTGGCGCTGCTGCCTGCCACTGCCATCCAGCACGTCGCGGGACGTGGTGCGTACGCCAGGGTCGACGGACACGACGTCTGCATCGGGCGTGGTGACTGGCTGGCGACGATGCTGCCAGCGGGCGCTCAGGTGCCCGACGCGACCGCGGTCCTTGCTGTCGACGGCATTCCCGTCCTCGCGATCGACGCAGCCGATCATGCGCGTGCAACGGCGGCGCCCGCGATCGAGGCGCTGGCGCTGCTCGGCGCCGAGGCGACGCTGCTCTCGGGCGACCACGAACCGGCCGTGGCCCGCCTCGCCTCGGAGGTGCACGTGGCCGAATGGCGCGCACGACTGCTGCCGGAGGACAAGGCAGCGGCCGTGGAAGACATGCGACGCCGCGGTCCCGTGCTGATGGTCGGTGACGGCATCAACGACGGTCCGGCCCTCGCCGCCGCCAGCGTCGGTCTCGCGATGGCCGATGGCGGCACCGCCGTCGCCCTCGAGGCCGCTGACGGCGCACTGATGCACCACGATCTCGCGTTGGTGCCTTACGCGATCGCGCTCGGACGCGCCACCCTTCGCACTGTGCGCACCAACGTCGCACTCGCGCTCGCCCTGAAGGTGGCCGTCATGATCGCTGCGCTCGCCGGCGTCGCCTCCCTGTGGCTCGCGGTATTGGCCGATGTCGGCGCCTCCCTGCTGGTCGTGGCCCTCAGTCTCCGGTTACTCTCATTCGAGTGGGTTGGAGGCGGTCGCTCTTGA